A portion of the Avibacterium sp. 20-132 genome contains these proteins:
- a CDS encoding substrate-binding domain-containing protein, with translation MKKTLLAMLCGGLLLTSQVVMSKQLMIGAPMNSFADKWQTYLQDSIRDFDAKHDDVEIKLSDANGDPARLLNDVETFIDQNVDALLVVPTDPNIVKVIGRKAQKAKIPLIIVNRKPNDEDMKYVTSYVGSDEIEGGRIQADFIVNTLGGKSGNALILLGPLGQDAVTKRTQGNKDIFAQHKNINIATEQEGKWERDRGLSIAENVLAANKDINVVVSNNDEMAIGALLAARKLGLKDEDILIVGLDATPDALEYLGKGLDATVYQSAKGQGAAGAEVAYLAAKGEKVPAIKWIPFELVTPDKKEEYQAKYK, from the coding sequence ATGAAAAAAACACTATTAGCAATGCTGTGCGGCGGATTGTTATTGACATCTCAAGTTGTAATGAGTAAGCAGCTTATGATTGGTGCCCCAATGAATTCTTTCGCGGATAAATGGCAGACATATTTACAAGATTCAATTCGTGATTTTGATGCGAAACACGATGATGTGGAAATTAAATTATCCGATGCAAATGGCGATCCAGCTCGTTTGCTAAATGATGTGGAAACGTTTATCGATCAAAATGTTGATGCTTTGCTTGTTGTACCAACAGATCCAAATATTGTTAAGGTCATTGGACGTAAAGCACAAAAAGCAAAAATTCCACTCATTATTGTTAATCGTAAACCTAATGATGAAGATATGAAATATGTTACAAGTTACGTCGGTTCTGATGAGATTGAGGGGGGACGTATCCAAGCAGATTTTATTGTGAATACGTTAGGTGGCAAATCAGGCAATGCATTAATTTTATTAGGGCCTTTAGGGCAAGATGCAGTAACTAAGCGAACTCAAGGTAATAAAGATATTTTTGCACAACATAAAAATATTAACATCGCGACAGAGCAAGAAGGAAAGTGGGAACGTGATAGAGGTTTGAGCATTGCTGAAAACGTATTGGCAGCAAATAAAGATATTAATGTTGTGGTGAGCAACAATGATGAAATGGCAATCGGTGCATTACTTGCTGCGCGTAAACTGGGGCTAAAAGATGAAGATATTCTTATTGTGGGTTTGGATGCCACGCCTGATGCATTGGAATATTTAGGTAAAGGGCTAGATGCTACGGTTTATCAATCAGCTAAAGGGCAAGGGGCAGCTGGAGCAGAAGTTGCGTATTTAGCAGCAAAAGGCGAAAAAGTCCCTGCAATAAAATGGATTCCATTTGAATTAGTTACCCCTGATAAAAAAGAGGAATATCAAGCCAAATATAAATAA
- a CDS encoding beta-ketoacyl-ACP synthase — protein sequence MKRVVVTGIGGITAFGRDWASIKQAFVKQKNAVQTMDWGKLDGEIESRLGAPINHYTPPEHWNRKQLRSMGRVAQLCVDAAEMALTNAGLLQNGELDPCVLNGNMGVASGSSSGSTKDIQDLGLMMAGYPNTSNANTYVRMMPHTTAANIGIFFGLSGRIIPTSSACSSGSQGIGYAYEAIKYGMIPMMLAGGGEEFCPSQVYVFDSLYAASRRNNQPQQTPRPYDQERDGLVIGEGAGILVLEELEHAKARNATILAEVVGYGANSDGSHITRPQKETMQRCMELALQDAGLRPEQIGYVNGHGTATEQGDIAETLATAALFGNVPLSSQKSYLGHTLGACGALESWFSIEMMRDNWFAPTLNLDNIDPRCGKLDYIRQAPREIHTDYVMNNNFAFGGVNTSLIFRRWTED from the coding sequence ATGAAACGCGTTGTGGTAACAGGTATCGGCGGTATTACCGCATTTGGACGTGATTGGGCAAGCATTAAACAGGCTTTTGTGAAACAAAAAAATGCAGTTCAAACAATGGATTGGGGCAAGCTAGATGGGGAAATAGAATCTCGTCTTGGTGCGCCTATTAACCACTATACCCCACCTGAGCATTGGAATCGTAAGCAATTACGCAGTATGGGCAGAGTGGCGCAGCTTTGTGTTGATGCTGCTGAAATGGCGCTAACAAATGCGGGGTTATTGCAAAATGGTGAACTTGATCCTTGCGTCCTCAATGGCAATATGGGTGTGGCAAGTGGCTCATCATCAGGCAGTACCAAAGACATACAAGATCTCGGTTTAATGATGGCAGGTTATCCCAACACCAGTAATGCCAATACTTATGTACGAATGATGCCTCATACTACCGCGGCAAATATCGGTATTTTCTTTGGCTTAAGTGGACGTATTATCCCGACATCAAGCGCCTGTTCATCAGGCAGTCAAGGCATTGGTTATGCGTATGAGGCGATCAAATATGGAATGATCCCAATGATGTTAGCTGGTGGCGGTGAAGAGTTTTGCCCTTCACAAGTCTATGTGTTTGACTCTCTTTATGCCGCAAGTCGCCGGAATAACCAACCACAGCAAACACCACGTCCTTATGATCAAGAGCGCGATGGTTTAGTCATTGGCGAAGGCGCAGGGATCTTAGTATTAGAGGAACTTGAACACGCCAAAGCACGCAACGCAACGATTTTAGCGGAAGTAGTTGGGTATGGCGCAAACAGCGATGGCAGCCATATTACACGTCCACAAAAAGAAACAATGCAACGCTGTATGGAATTAGCTTTACAAGATGCGGGATTACGCCCTGAGCAAATTGGTTATGTGAATGGACACGGCACAGCCACAGAGCAAGGTGATATTGCAGAAACCCTTGCCACCGCCGCATTATTTGGCAATGTTCCCCTCAGTTCACAAAAAAGCTATCTCGGACACACGCTCGGCGCGTGCGGTGCATTAGAATCTTGGTTTTCCATTGAAATGATGCGCGATAATTGGTTTGCACCAACGCTCAACCTAGATAATATCGATCCACGTTGTGGCAAGCTCGATTACATTCGTCAAGCCCCAAGAGAAATTCACACAGATTATGTAATGAATAACAACTTCGCCTTTGGTGGGGTAAATACATCGCTCATTTTTAGGCGCTGGACGGAAGACTAA
- the fabG gene encoding 3-oxoacyl-ACP reductase FabG, which translates to MTDSVLITGSSRGIGKAIALQLAQSGFDIVLHCRSRLTEAETVAEQIRAMGRNARILQFDVSDRDNTARKLLADVEQFGAYYGVVLNAGLTRDNAFPALTDEDWDTVLRTNLDGFYNVLHPIMMPMIRRRKAGRIVCITSVSGLIGNRGQVNYSASKAGIIGAAKALAVELAKRKITVNCVAPGLINTEILDENVPVEEILKAIPAARMGEPEEVAHAVDFLMNEKAGYITRQVIAVNGGLC; encoded by the coding sequence ATGACAGATAGCGTATTAATTACAGGTTCTAGTCGTGGTATTGGCAAAGCCATTGCATTACAACTGGCGCAATCGGGGTTTGATATTGTGTTGCATTGCCGTAGCCGACTTACGGAAGCGGAAACCGTTGCCGAACAAATTCGTGCGATGGGACGAAATGCCCGTATTTTGCAATTTGATGTGAGTGATCGTGATAATACCGCACGAAAATTACTGGCAGATGTAGAACAATTTGGTGCTTACTACGGGGTGGTACTGAATGCGGGATTAACCCGAGATAATGCTTTTCCTGCTTTAACGGATGAAGATTGGGATACGGTATTACGCACCAATTTAGATGGCTTTTACAATGTTCTTCACCCTATTATGATGCCAATGATTCGCCGTCGAAAAGCTGGGCGAATTGTATGTATCACGTCTGTTTCTGGTTTAATAGGAAATCGTGGGCAAGTCAATTATAGTGCCTCAAAAGCAGGTATTATTGGTGCGGCAAAAGCGCTTGCGGTGGAATTAGCAAAACGTAAAATCACGGTAAATTGTGTGGCTCCCGGATTAATCAATACAGAAATTTTAGATGAAAATGTGCCTGTTGAAGAGATTCTCAAAGCGATTCCCGCAGCAAGAATGGGGGAACCAGAAGAGGTGGCACACGCCGTTGATTTCTTAATGAACGAAAAAGCAGGCTATATTACTCGTCAAGTTATCGCCGTGAATGGCGGATTATGCTAA
- a CDS encoding ApeP family dehydratase, whose protein sequence is MFDLTCPITNIAPLLPHSGEMVLLQQLDEVGEDFLVAQAQVSADHILLKNGKLASFVGAEIMAQGIAAWAGCKCVRAGQPIGLGYWLGTRKLHIYQQAIPVGSTLEIRVHRSLEDDTGFGVFDCQLRNKNTNELIIEGTLNVLRPPKERKV, encoded by the coding sequence ATGTTTGATTTAACCTGCCCAATTACCAATATTGCGCCACTGTTACCACATAGTGGCGAAATGGTGCTATTACAACAACTTGATGAAGTTGGGGAAGATTTTCTGGTTGCACAAGCACAAGTGAGTGCGGATCATATTTTGCTAAAAAACGGCAAGTTAGCCAGTTTTGTCGGGGCGGAAATTATGGCGCAGGGCATTGCTGCTTGGGCGGGGTGTAAATGCGTTCGAGCAGGGCAACCTATTGGCTTAGGTTATTGGCTTGGAACAAGAAAATTGCACATTTATCAACAGGCTATTCCTGTTGGTAGTACATTAGAAATTCGTGTTCATCGCTCCCTTGAAGATGATACCGGTTTTGGCGTGTTTGACTGCCAACTGCGAAATAAAAATACAAATGAACTGATTATTGAAGGAACGCTGAATGTATTGCGTCCACCAAAAGAGAGAAAAGTATGA